The following coding sequences are from one Zonotrichia albicollis isolate bZonAlb1 chromosome 13, bZonAlb1.hap1, whole genome shotgun sequence window:
- the ARL2BP gene encoding ADP-ribosylation factor-like protein 2-binding protein, translating into METSDGESLGVATSTTSDEFDAVVGYLEDIIMDDDFQLIQRNFLEKHYQEFDDSEENKLIYTDIFNEYISLVEKYIEEKLLDRIRGFDMVAFTVSLQQHKDEMPGDIFDLLLTFTDFLAFKEMFLEYRAEKEGRSLDLSSALVVTSLNH; encoded by the exons ATGGAGACTTCTGATGGAGAAAGTTTGGGTGTTGCCAC cTCCACCACTTCTGATGAGTTTGATGCAGTTGTTGGCTATCTGGAGGATATCATAATGG ATGATGATTTCCAGTTAATACAGAGGAATTTTTTGGAGAAGCACTACCAGGAGTTTGATGACTCAGAAGAAAACAAGCTCATCTATACAGACATTTTTAATGAATAT atctCTTTAGTAGAGAAATACATTGAAGAGAAGTTGCTCGATCGGATTCGTGGGTTTGATATGGTTGCTTTCACAGTGTCGTTGCA ACAGCACAAAGATGAAATGCCAGGTGATATATTTGATCTGCTTCTCACATTTACAGACTTTCTGGCTTTCAAAGAAATGTTCTTGGAATACAGAGCT GAAAAAGAAGGTCGAAGTCTGGATTTAAGCAGTGCGTTAGTGGTGACTTCATTAAACCATTAA
- the PLLP gene encoding plasmolipin produces the protein MAGLPGAARARSASPGSPPALDGSFLLSPLGGLMCAQAVLGLLVWSLIAATTYHLHAAYGWVMFVSLFFWILTLLFLVIYLLQLHQKFYMVPWPLVLMICNAVATVLYITAFVTCAAAVQPTSWRQWDYNRRAAASFFACVTMITYGVSTFFSFRAWKGLGSNAATSQVSDHV, from the exons ATGGCGGGGCTGCCCGGCGCCGCCAGAGCCCGGAGCGCCTCCCCGGGCTCCCCCCCGGCCCTGGACGGCTCCTTCCTGCTCTCGCCGCTCGGGGGGCTGATGTGCGCCCAGGCC GTGCTCGGTTTGTTGGTGTGGTCTCTGATCGCCGCCACAACGTACCACCTGCACGCGGCCTACGGCTGGGTGATGTTCGTGTCCCTCTTCTTCTGGATACTAACGCTCCTTTTCTTGGTGATTTACCTCCTGCAGCTTCATCAGAAGTTCTACATGGTCCCCTGGCCCCTCGTG CTGATGATCTGCAACGCCGTGGCCACCGTGCTTTACATCACGGCCTTCGTGACGTGCGCGGCCGCCGTGCAGCCCACGTCCTGGCGGCAGTGGGACTACAACCGGCGAGCCGCCGCCTCC TTCTTCGCCTGTGTCACCATGATCACCTACGGGGTGAGCACCTTCTTCAGCTTCCGCgcctggaaggggctgggcagcAACGCGGCCACCAGCCAAGTGAGCGACCACGTGTGA
- the THAP11 gene encoding THAP domain-containing protein 11, translating into MPGFTCCVPGCYNNSHRDKALHFYTFPKDEELRRLWLKNVSRAGVSGCFSTFQPTTGHRVCSEHFQGGRKSYLVRVPTIFPLRGVNERKAQRARRPRPAAAAAAAPQGPAAAAEAPAGGAAEDVKPIDLTVQVELGAAATIGPSPVRLPVPVPAAAAAGEESPVEGGPPDHSYSLSSGTTSEELLRKLNEQRDIIALLEVKMKEMKGSIRRLRLAEAQLREEIREKDRLLHAASAGTRKRHGL; encoded by the coding sequence ATGCCGGGCTTCACCTGCTGCGTACCGGGCTGCTACAACAACTCGCACCGCGACAAGGCGCTGCACTTCTACACCTTTCCCAAGGACGAGGAGCTGCGGCGCCTCTGGCTCAAGAACGTCTCCCGGGCGGGCGTCAGCGGCTGCTTCAGCACCTTCCAGCCCACCACGGGCCACCGCGTCTGCAGCGAGCACTTCCAGGGCGGCCGCAAGTCCTACCTGGTGCGGGTCCCCACCATCTTCCCGCTGCGCGGCGTCAACGAGCGCAAGGCTCAGCGGGCCcggcgcccccgccccgccgccgccgccgccgccgccccgcagggccccgcggccgccgccgagGCCCCTGCAGGGGGCGCGGCCGAGGACGTGAAGCCCATCGACCTGACAGTGCAGGTGGAGCTCGGGGCCGCCGCCACCATCGGGCCCAGCCCCGTGCGGCTGCCGGTGCCGGtaccggcggcggcggcggcgggggaggAGAGCCCGGTGGAGGGCGGCCCCCCCGATCACTCGTACTCGCTGTCGTCGGGCACCACGtcggaggagctgctgaggaagcTGAACGAGCAGCGCGACATCATCGCGCTGCTGGAGGTGAAGATGAAGGAGATGAAGGGCAGCATCCGCCGCCTGCGCCTGGCCGAGGCCCAGCTCCGCGAGGAGATTCGCGAGAAGGACCGGCTGCTCCACGCCGCCAGCGCCGGCACCCGCAAGCGCCACGGCCTCTGA